A single Sciurus carolinensis chromosome 15, mSciCar1.2, whole genome shotgun sequence DNA region contains:
- the Txndc2 gene encoding thioredoxin domain-containing protein 2, protein MESVPTRASEEPQMRLDNPEEATEDAATERPLQVLTNKVTLLVPEFLNTVQAKEKTFVPVVSNTLHLPSERSQVLQQGSDLPKFSANPPESVQGTVSKTTAKTVPPKQGNVPKSPADPVQPKQGSAPKLLAKAMQLKHRNTPKSSAISPESQQGSSVKTLEKSTQSKKGDSPKSLDEAIQARVGTVPKSLNVAIQARVGKAPKTLNEVMQPRVDSVPKSAEETMQPRAGSVPKSSEETMQPRAGSVPKSAEETMQPRAGSVPKSAEETMQPRAGSVPKSAEETMQPRAGSVPKSAEETMQPRVGSVPKSSEETMQPKEGDVPVSPEEQPILLVEGETLELEEQAQELLHVDLVKEILSPEDFREALTTAGEQLVVVEFSAMWCGPCRGIRPLFHALSLKHKDVLFLEVDIDICEELVKECEVFSLPTFQFYKKAEKVGEFSGALIERLEATIAELK, encoded by the exons ATGGAAAGTGTTCCCACCAGAGCCTCAGAAGAACCACAAATGAGACTGGACAACCCAGAGGAAGCCACTGAAGATGCCGCCACAG AAAGACCCTTACAGGTTTTGACCAACAAGGTGACTCTTCTGGTCCCAGAGTTCTTGAACACAGTCCAGGCCAAAGAGAAGACCTTTGTCCCTGTGGTCAGCAACACACTCCACCTGCCCTCAGAGAGGTCTCAGGTCCTGCAGCAGGGCAGTGACCTCCCCAAGTTCTCAGCAAACCCCCCCGAGTCTGTTCAGGGCACTGTCTCCAAGACCACAGCAAAAACTGTGCCCCCCAAACAGGGGAACGTTCCCAAGTCCCCGGCAGACCCGGTCCAGCCCAAGCAGGGCAGCGCCCCCAAGCTCTTGGCAAAAGCTATGCAGCTCAAACACAGGAACACCCCCAAGAGTTCAGCCATCAGCCCAGAGTCCCAGCAGGGCAGCAGTGTGAAGACCTTGGAGAAGAGCACACAGTCCAAGAAGGGAGACTCCCCCAAGTCCCTAGACGAAGCCATCCAGGCCAGGGTGGGCACTGTCCCCAAGTCCTTAAATGTAGCCATCCAGGCCAGGGTGGGAAAGGCCCCCAAGACCTTAAATGAAGTCATGCAGCCCAGGGTGGACAGTGTCCCCAAGTCTGCAGAGGAGACCATGCAGCCCAGGGCGGGCAGTGTCCCCAAGTCTTCAGAGGAGACCATGCAGCCCAGGGCGGGCAGTGTCCCCAAGTCTGCAGAGGAGACCATGCAGCCCAGGGCGGGCAGTGTCCCCAAGTCTGCAGAGGAGACCATGCAGCCCAGGGCGGGCAGTGTCCCCAAGTCTGCAGAGGAGACCATGCAGCCCAGGGCGGGCAGTGTCCCCAAGTCTGCAGAGGAGACCATGCAGCCCAGGGTGGGCAGTGTCCCCAAGTCTTCAGAGGAGACCATGCAGCCCAAAGAGGGTGACGTCCCCGTGTCCCCAGAGGAGCAGCCCATCCTGCTCGTGGAAGGCGAAACCCTGGAGCTAGAGGAGCAGGCACAGGAGCTCCTGCACGTGGACTTGGTCAAAGAGATCTTGAGCCCGGAGGACTTCCGGGAGGCGCTCACGACGGCCGGGGAGCAGCTGGTGGTGGTGGAGTTCTCGGCCATGTGGTGTGGGCCTTGCAGGGGCATCCGGCCGCTCTTCCATGCCCTGTCGCTGAAGCACAAGGACGTGTTGTTCCTGGAGGTGGACATAGACATCTGCGAGGAACTGGTGAAAGAGTGCGAGGTCTTCTCTCTCCCGACCTTCCAGTTTTATAAGAAAGCAGAGAAGGTGGGCGAGTTCAGTGGTGCTCTTATAGAAAGACTGGAGGCAACCATCGCAGAATTAAAGTGA